From uncultured Desulfobacter sp., the proteins below share one genomic window:
- a CDS encoding helix-turn-helix domain-containing protein, translating into MAYHFIRAVANALGQKIDRVEPTFPQALGAYCWPGNIRELRHVIESTIVLMDDNVMRFDSLPEKTQRAVQRQLPGKQASMHFASLNFDDIQRQALCQALRQFDGNISQMAKALGIGRNTTYAKLKKFKLL; encoded by the coding sequence TTGGCGTACCATTTCATACGGGCGGTTGCCAACGCTTTAGGACAAAAAATCGACAGGGTGGAACCCACCTTCCCTCAGGCTCTGGGCGCCTATTGTTGGCCCGGCAATATCCGCGAATTGCGGCATGTGATCGAATCAACCATTGTTCTTATGGACGACAATGTCATGCGCTTTGACTCATTGCCGGAAAAAACACAACGGGCTGTGCAGCGGCAACTGCCGGGAAAACAGGCATCCATGCACTTTGCCTCATTAAATTTTGATGATATTCAAAGGCAAGCCCTTTGCCAGGCCCTCCGGCAATTTGACGGCAATATCAGCCAGATGGCCAAGGCATTGGGAATCGGCCGGAACACCACTTACGCCAAACTTAAAAAATTTAAGTTGTTATAA